From the Brassica napus cultivar Da-Ae chromosome A8, Da-Ae, whole genome shotgun sequence genome, one window contains:
- the BNAANNG22300D gene encoding stress-response A/B barrel domain-containing protein UP3, with product MSQIIEHIVLFKVKDDADSDKIDAMVNGLNSLATIDQVLYLSAAPIHRLSSTSAFTHVLHSRYRSKEDLSAYVAHPDHLRVVEATMPIWEDIMSVDWIANQVPRVLKPPGGLGSVVKVTLLKLKENVTDETKKEIMEVVKEESREISVGENFSPARAKGFSIGSVAYFKDLGEVEAHEELVKEKVGSYVEDTIVVEFLVPPPS from the coding sequence ATGTCTCAGATCATCGAGCACATCGTCCTTTTCAAAGTCAAAGACGACGCTGACTCCGACAAGATCGACGCCATGGTCAACGGCCTCAACAGCCTCGCCACCATCGACCAAGTTCTCTACCTCTCCGCCGCTCCTATCCACCGTCTCAGCTCCACCTCCGCCTTCACTCACGTCCTCCACAGCCGGTACAGGTCCAAAGAAGATCTCAGCGCGTACGTCGCACATCCCGACCACCTTCGCGTCGTAGAGGCAACCATGCCGATATGGGAAGACATCATGTCCGTTGACTGGATTGCCAATCAAGTCCCTCGAGTCCTAAAACCTCCTGGAGGCCTAGGTTCTGTTGTGAAAGTCACGTTGCTGAAGTTGAAAGAGAACGTCACCGACGAGACCAAGAAGGAGATTATGGAAGTGGTTAAGGAGGAGTCTCGTGAGATCAGTGTGGGAGAAAACTTCTCTCCGGCGAGAGCAAAGGGTTTCTCGATTGGATCGGTTGCGTATTTTAAGGATCTTGGAGAAGTTGAGGCTCACGAGGAGTTGGTGAAGGAGAAGGTTGGTAGTTATGTGGAAGATACCATTGTTGTTGAGTTCTTGGTTCCTCCTCCTTCGTAG